The genomic window CAGCGTAAATAGTTTTGACGCAATATTTTGTGAACTAATCAACGAAAAGAATAGGAGCGAATTCAACAAGAATAATACAATAAAAAATTATAATCACATTGTTTTGACTGGGCCTACAGGTGGTGGACTATGTCATAAGTTCGCTCAACAAATGAAATGGTTGTCATGCTCGGTAGAATCTATGAGAGTACCCTTAAACTTTGATTTCCAATTACGTGAAATTCGTGAAGACGGCAGTTTGTGCCTATCGATAGGAGAGCGGGAGCGCAAGCAAGTACGCACGTTTTTGCAAGAGGCACGCGAAATGTTGCAAAGTTCAACTCTAATAAAAAGTTCGGAAATATTCTTAGGACAACTAAAGATAGTATCAATTGCGCCTGACTTAGAAACTGTGGATGCATTACCAATGAAAAACTCTATAACTCCCCTAGAAATTCAAAAATTATCATACCTAAAGCAATTGTCAATCTATGACGAATCCTATGCTGAGATTTATAATGCCGTCCTATTTGAGCTGTTTGCAAAAATGCTTCGACCTCTAGATAATTATAATTTTGTTATTGAAGTAGGATTTCCCCTTGAATCTTGTAATCTTCCAATATTGTCCTATGCATAATTTCTTCCCTACGGGCAGCTTCAAGGTTTGCTCTGAGTCTTAAAAAATATCTAGTCCCATCAGAGAAACACAATATATGGATAATATAGATTTAAATCAAGACCAGAAAACGCTAAGTACTAGCTTTGAAAATCAGGAGGAATTGACCAGAGAGATTCAAAGAGGCGACCAACTTTTAGCCGATTCAAAACTTGCTGAAGCGGCTGCAATATATATGCAAACACTTCAACTTTACCCAACTTCGGCAATACTACACTATAAGCTGGGCGATCTGAATCTAAGACAAAATCAGTGGGTGCAAGCAAGTCAATATTTTCACCAAGCAATTGAGTTGCAACCTGATTTATACTGGGCTCATTACGGCTTGGGGCAAATTCTGATAGAACAGGGGCAGCTTCATAGAGCAGCTGAGGCATTCCGTCAGGCAATCGAACTCAAGCCAGACTTTGTGTTTGCTCATTACAATCTTGCTCAATGTCTCACAAAGTTAGATTTTTTGGATCAAGCATTTGAATCATTGCAACAAGTCATTGAACTTGATGCTACATTTCATTGGGGCTATTTTAGCTTAGGAAAACTCCATGAAAAATGCGAACAACATGAGGAGGCAATCGCAGCTTATAGAAAAGTTATAGAATTGGAGCCTCATCATTCTGGCTCAAATCAAAGACTAGCATTGCTTCTGGATGGTATGTCAAGCAATCAAAGCCAATCTCAAGTTGATAAACCAAAAGATGATAAGCCAAGTGAGGAGATAGAGCCTCCTATCGAAGTCCAGACCGAACTAGATTCCGGTAACGAAAAACTTTTGTCATTTATAAGACAGATTGAAAAAGGAGATCAGTTTGTTGCAGACTCAAAGCTATTCGAAGCGGCAGAAGAATATTTAATAGCCATACAAATTGATCCCACATCACCTGTAGCGCACTATAAGTACGGTGATGTAGGAATGAGACAGAATCACTGGGAAGTAGCAAACCAGCATTTTCATCAAGCAATTGAGCTTCAGGCAGATTTCCATTGGGGACACTATGGATTGGGCCAGTTGCTTAAAGAACAAGGCCAGTTCAGTGAGGCAATAAAAGCTTTACAAAGAGCGATTGAAATAAAGCCTGATTTTATATTTGCTCATTACAACCTCGGTCGGTGTCTCATTGAATTAGAGCATTGGGATGAAGCTTCTGAATTATTTAGAAATATTATTAAACTTGATCCAGATTTTGAATGGGGTTATCTAGGATTTCAAGAAGTCACCACAAAGCAGCTAGAGGCTCAGAAAAAACAAATCAACGAAGATGCAGCTTTTGCGTTTATTCCTCCCAATTTTAGTGAAGATTCTCCAATATCACAAAATACAGAGGTATTAAGTGCCATCAGTGATGTTATTCAGAATACCGTAACAGGATACCTCTCATTTATAAATGACGAAAATAAGATCTTTGAAAAGGTAGATTTGCTCATTGATGATATCTCAATTGGATTAATATCAACTATTGAAATCAAACGAAATACTAGTACTGAAATAGTAAAAATAGAATCTAGACGATGGGGATTTCAAGCTCCAATAATTGGCATTTTACAATCTCTTGCGAACCGGAATTCACATACAAATCTAAGATTCAAGTCGGAATCATTGAGTAGCTACATTGCACCTGATTCTTATCACATTAAAGCAGCAAATTCCTCTGGGTACTTAAGAATCTCAACAAAGCGATTCGAAGAAGTGATTGGTGTTAGACTTATAAATGCAGAACTAATGCCAGACAATATTCTGGTGTTAAAAATATCTAGCAAAGATAATAAACCTAAGAATATTAGTTTTTATGCTGTAGAAGCAGAAAGTCTTGATAATTTCAACTCAATTGAATTGCTGACGACTATTACTCTTGGTGCTGGTATTTCAACGCTAAATATTCATTGTGATGGGAGAAAAAATCATCTCCTTGTCGTGATCAAGAATCAGATTGGTCAGATTATTGAATCTGATTTTTGGCCAGACATCTCAATCTTTTCAGAGAGATTAAAGCCAAATCTTGATTTTTACTCAAAAATAGCTTCAACAGATCGACTTCGCTCCGCGTCTAGATTACTTTCAGAATTTTCCTGGCACTCCTACGGGAAAAATAGTCTACTAAGCGATCAGCCAAATCAAAACAAAATACAATTTGGAGTGATCATCATTGATTCCCATGCTCGATATCAAGCTTGTATTGAGCAATCACTTCTGGGACTGCAAACCTTAATGACCCATGTCTACTCTGTCTATAGGGTATTGATCACGATTCAACCTAATGAAAGTGAAATTGTGATCATTCAGTTGGGTAGGTTAGATCCGATGACTGGGGTATTTATTTTTGACAAGCAGATCTCGATTGCAGAGATGACATTGGATCTAGCAACTAATACAACTTATTCCTTAATTACGCAGGATTTTATTGGAATTTTTGGAGGTGAACTAATCGCAAATCTTGGCGATGAAACTGATACAGAGAGAGTGGTTACATGGAATTCTATTGTCAAAGATTCCTCACGAAATGAATACTATACCCTCAAAAGACCGAGTATATATTTATCGGGCATAGATGATGATAACCCCCTGCGACTAGAATCTTTGATCATTACCAGTTCAGCGCTGTTAAAGATCTGGAAGTCTGATGTAACGGTTCGAGAACATACACATTTTCTGAATCGTCTTGCATCTACAGCTATCAACTTTGGTTGTGAACATCGACACCTTAACTCGTTTTACGAGGCTTGTATTTATCCGAGATTTAATATCTCAAATGTACATAATCAATCGATAAAATTAGATGACGAGTGGTATCATATTCCACTCTCACTTCAGATCAAAAGAAAAAGCCTTATTAGCAATTCTGAATCTTGTTCAATAATTATTAATTTTAGAAATAAGGCTCATTTGACTATCGATTCGATTAAATCTTTTCTGGCGCAAGATCGAGATAGATCGATAGAATTCGTTTTAATTAACAATCGATCAAATGTAAATGAAATTCATTTTATAAATGAAGAAGTTGATAAAATGAAATCGCAACATCATTTATGTCAATTCCAGATCATTGACTATGAATCAGAATTTAATCATAGTGCTCAATGCAATCTTGGGGCTAAATTAGCAAACAACGATTTGCTTGTTTTTGCAAATAATGATATCTTCCTGATGACCTATGGTCTGCTAGATGCAGTTCTGCGGCTTTGTCAGCTCCCCAGAGTTGCGACGGTGGGGACAAAACTACTACGACCTCAGCAAGGTAAGAACCAGAAGCCAAAATTCATGTCTGGAGGTATCTTTTATAATCCTAATATTTTATCTGTTTTTGGTAAATCTAACTTATGTGAACCTAATCTACCGGCATCACTTAAGCAGCAGACGATCCTAACCTGTGGTAACACCTTTGGACTTGTCGCCATCCAAAAATATATCTACGAAGAAATTGGAGGACTGGACGAAATCAATTTTCCTACGGATTACAATGACGTAGATTTCTCCATTCGAGCTTTGCAGAAAGGATTTTCTCACTTGACTGTTAATCAGCATTATGCTTTACACTTATCACGTGCATCAAGAGGAGATTCAAACGACTTAGAAATTGCCCGAAAGCTAATTAAATACGAAGACTCTGTTGGACTTTTTCACCGAGCTACTAATTTCATATTTTTAGATTGATTATGACTTAATGATATCAACTATGAGTTCAATATCTATTTGTAGTAATACTGTTTTAGATACACTCGCCATCGTACAAAAAGTATACATAGCGTATGATTTTTTGTGCTTTTAAATAAAGATGATGTAAAATATTTTGATAAAAAATTTACCAAATCAAGTTCACAGTTCATTACATATCAATTGCAAGAGGGTCGCACACTTATAGCATTTGATAAAGATATTGATGCATATTCTCTAGAATGTTTCTTGAAGTCTATGACCAAGGTTATCAATCTATCTATTTTTGTCAAATCAACTTGTGCAGCATTTGTAAATAGAGAGATTTCTCAAATTATTTGTAAGTTATCCTTGAAGATTGATATATGTTTCTTTGTTGATCAATTAAGTGGCTTCATTCCTTTTCAGGAATTTATCTTCACCCAACTTGACTTTATTGAATTTATTTCAAGTACAAAAGATAGGTTAAAGACCTTATCTGATCAACTTGGCATTCAGTCAAGTTGCAATAATTTATCTCATAGTGATAATTCAATTGTGATTGGTAAATCTGCTAGATCCCTGGCTTTTGTTCTTCATTTAGTTCAAGACTATGAAATTCAAATTCCTTTAATTCAATCAGTTTCTAGTGCTTTATTTCCTAAAAGTGTGATGCTAATCTTAACGTCTGACTTTATAAAAAAACCTCAGTTTACATGGATTTCTTCGGTTTTCGAGTCCTTACCTGTGATAATTACTACCGTTAATTCTATAATAGAAGCTTATTCAAACATTGCTGCTTTTGCTGATATACTAGTTACTTCTTCAGAATCTTCTGCGAAAGGACATGAATTTTGCCATGAGCTATGTAGAATTCTACCATCCAATATTTTAAAAATTACGATTCAACACGGTTTTGAGAATGTTGGTCTTCAACATTCTCGAGAACATAGTCAGAATTATGGTGAGTACAATGTTAAGTTTGCCTCCGATGTTGTTTTAACATGGACTCATCCTGATCAACTAGAGAATCTTCATCTTAATTCATACCGAAAATGTTTTCCTGTTGGTATCTGTAAAAATAGTGCTCTTCAGGCAAGTCTAGTAAGGCAATCCTTGCTTAATTGTAATATAGAGCATTTTCCATCTTTAGATAGTAGCCTGCGTTTACTTATTGCTGAGAATCTTCACTCAGTTCGTCTTAATGATGAAGATATGCGTACGCAGTTTTTAGATTTCATTAATGTAGTTGGTAATCATCAGGATTTTGATGTTGTTATTCGTTCTCATCCTGGCGGACGCTGGCTCGAGAAAAATTCTGATTGTCTTATTTTTAAACCAAAGTTTTACTCCGGAAATCTACGGATAGATGAACTGAGACGGTTTTCAGTTGCAGTTTCTCCACCTTCTTCTTTTGTCATGGATGTTATATTGTCTGGAACACCAGTTTTTTTGTGGCAATCTACAACATCTAATCGTATTGTTGATATGACATTTTATAAAGGTCTCCAAACCTTTTCTTCATATGATGAATTTAGTCATTTAGTATCTTCCTCAATTTCTCAGACCGTGATTCCACAGTTTTTGTTTCTAGCTCATAAGACTTTCAAATTTGATGGAACTACTAATGTTTCTAAAGTTTTGTATGAGTCTATTTTTTGTTAATTTTTATTGGGACTTGATAGTTATTTTTTGTTCCCTTACTTTGGTCTTGATTTTACTTTAGTTTTCATCTGTGTTGAAGATCCCACAAACCTATGAATTTTTTGTTTTTGCACATTGGCCTTGGAAAGACTGGTACCTCAGCGATTCAGAGTTTTTTGGCAATTAATCGATCAAAGTTGCTTGAAGATTCTATATATTATCCATTTTCAGAGAAGGATGTTGCTGCAGTTGACTATAAACCAACTGGTGGGAATGGCCTTGAACTTGCTCAGATGCTGATGAATTCAAATTTAACTGAAGATGTTTGTCTCAGCTTTATTTCCCAACTTTTTAGAGATGCTGAAAAATTTTCAAATTCCCTCAAAGTTTGTTTGTCAGCTGAGAAATTGGCAAATCCTAATGTAACAAAGAAATCATTATCTTTGCTAAAAAATGTTTGTAGTAAATTATCAATTGAAATTAGAGTTATTTGTTATTTGCGAAACGTTTTTGATCATGCTTGGGCCACATATGAACAACAAGTAAAACGAACTGGTCGTACAAACATGTTTGATGATTTTATTGATAGTTATGGTTACCCTTTTGATGTCATAGGTAACTATTCTGCTATTTTTCAAACTAATATTATGTTCTTTTCCTATGAACACGTCTGTTTAGTTGAAAAAAATGGTTTAATAGGTCATTTTCTTGGTTTGATCAGCTCCGACATTTTTTTGGGTCCTGATGATCTAAGAATTGTCAATAAATCTTTATCTCCTGAATGCATTGATTTAAAACGTCTCATCAATCTATGTGTTGATAATCTTGAGTTTGCTAAAATTATTGGTTCGGAGATGTCTGAATTCTTTCGACCTTTTACTGATAAAATGTGGGTGAGAGAGGATTTATATAATGTTATACAACAAAGACATTATGCTCAACTTCAGGACGTAGAGGATCATGAGTTAGTTCGATTAGGAAGGTTGTCTATGCACACTGATTACAGATGGGTTATTGATTCAATATTGTTAGATCAAACCGCTTTTAAAGAATCTGTAAACCAGGTTGTTGCTGACATAGAACATTCTTCTCTTTCTGGTGTTCTTAGCCGACCACGATTTTCTATCGTAAAACAATCAATTTTAGATTTGTCAACAACATGGAAATCCGATGTTCTTTCTGGTAATTCCTTAACGTGCATTGCTTCTATTTATTAGAATGAATAGCTTGTTGTTTGTTGAAGATTCACATACATCTGACTCCACTAAATTCTTAGATTATGCACAACCAAGCAAGAATTTTTATTGGCTATGATCCCCGTGAGCGAGTAGCTACAAATGTGCTGATTGACAGCATTTATCAAGCTAGTTCAATCCCCGTTAGTATCACACCCATCATCCTGAATCAGCTGGCTTCTATTTTTAGTCGTTCTAGAGATCCGCTCCAGAGTACTGCTTTTAGTTTTAGCCGCTTTTTAGTTCCCTACCTCTGTAACTATGAGGGATGGGCAATTTTCATGGATTGCGATATGCTCTGTCGTAGCGATATTTCTGAGCTATGGTCTCTCCGTAATGACGATTATGCATTAATGTGTGTTCAGCATGAACATACCCCAAACGAAGCTGTAAAATTTCTTGGTGAAAAGCAAACTCCTTATCCCAAAAAGAACTGGAGTTCCTTAATGCTGATGAATTGTCAGAAGTGCAAGTCTCTAACACCTGAGTATATTGGTACTGCTTCTGGTCTCGATTTACATCGATTTCATTGGCTTGAAAGTGATGAGCTTATTGGTTCATTACCGATGATTTGGAATCATTTGGTTGGGGTGCAAGGCTACTCATCCTC from Neosynechococcus sphagnicola sy1 includes these protein-coding regions:
- a CDS encoding tetratricopeptide repeat protein — translated: MDNIDLNQDQKTLSTSFENQEELTREIQRGDQLLADSKLAEAAAIYMQTLQLYPTSAILHYKLGDLNLRQNQWVQASQYFHQAIELQPDLYWAHYGLGQILIEQGQLHRAAEAFRQAIELKPDFVFAHYNLAQCLTKLDFLDQAFESLQQVIELDATFHWGYFSLGKLHEKCEQHEEAIAAYRKVIELEPHHSGSNQRLALLLDGMSSNQSQSQVDKPKDDKPSEEIEPPIEVQTELDSGNEKLLSFIRQIEKGDQFVADSKLFEAAEEYLIAIQIDPTSPVAHYKYGDVGMRQNHWEVANQHFHQAIELQADFHWGHYGLGQLLKEQGQFSEAIKALQRAIEIKPDFIFAHYNLGRCLIELEHWDEASELFRNIIKLDPDFEWGYLGFQEVTTKQLEAQKKQINEDAAFAFIPPNFSEDSPISQNTEVLSAISDVIQNTVTGYLSFINDENKIFEKVDLLIDDISIGLISTIEIKRNTSTEIVKIESRRWGFQAPIIGILQSLANRNSHTNLRFKSESLSSYIAPDSYHIKAANSSGYLRISTKRFEEVIGVRLINAELMPDNILVLKISSKDNKPKNISFYAVEAESLDNFNSIELLTTITLGAGISTLNIHCDGRKNHLLVVIKNQIGQIIESDFWPDISIFSERLKPNLDFYSKIASTDRLRSASRLLSEFSWHSYGKNSLLSDQPNQNKIQFGVIIIDSHARYQACIEQSLLGLQTLMTHVYSVYRVLITIQPNESEIVIIQLGRLDPMTGVFIFDKQISIAEMTLDLATNTTYSLITQDFIGIFGGELIANLGDETDTERVVTWNSIVKDSSRNEYYTLKRPSIYLSGIDDDNPLRLESLIITSSALLKIWKSDVTVREHTHFLNRLASTAINFGCEHRHLNSFYEACIYPRFNISNVHNQSIKLDDEWYHIPLSLQIKRKSLISNSESCSIIINFRNKAHLTIDSIKSFLAQDRDRSIEFVLINNRSNVNEIHFINEEVDKMKSQHHLCQFQIIDYESEFNHSAQCNLGAKLANNDLLVFANNDIFLMTYGLLDAVLRLCQLPRVATVGTKLLRPQQGKNQKPKFMSGGIFYNPNILSVFGKSNLCEPNLPASLKQQTILTCGNTFGLVAIQKYIYEEIGGLDEINFPTDYNDVDFSIRALQKGFSHLTVNQHYALHLSRASRGDSNDLEIARKLIKYEDSVGLFHRATNFIFLD
- a CDS encoding glycosyltransferase encodes the protein MHNQARIFIGYDPRERVATNVLIDSIYQASSIPVSITPIILNQLASIFSRSRDPLQSTAFSFSRFLVPYLCNYEGWAIFMDCDMLCRSDISELWSLRNDDYALMCVQHEHTPNEAVKFLGEKQTPYPKKNWSSLMLMNCQKCKSLTPEYIGTASGLDLHRFHWLESDELIGSLPMIWNHLVGVQGYSSSAKMLHYTLGGPWFPDQRLGDHSDEWYVARDNMSCLYY